Proteins encoded within one genomic window of Longimicrobium sp.:
- a CDS encoding lycopene cyclase family protein, whose translation MTMLDALVVGKGPAALACAAALAERGIDTGLLGPAGEVHWPAKYGVWADEMEAAAIPPLFDHVWTCAVVHSGRPHRLERGYARVDNARMAAWLAGRCERAGVRAIDGSAAGIGARSSATAVRLREGGTVEARIVVDATGHRPALLPRQERPAQAYQTAVGFTLEADAHPFASDEAVLMDWRDGHLPAEERGGFPTFLYAFPLGDGRIFVEETALAARPALPLALLEARLWRRLEGSGVRVRRVVDREEVWIPMGGALPNRHARVVGFGAAGGFVHPATGYSLARSFAAAPVLADAVAGALGTSGATPETATAAAWDAIWPADRRRRFALFRFGMEQLVRMNGTAAREFFDTFFALPDADWRGYLGDTLTAREVSGVMARLFTHATGGTRRRLALGTLGPGGRELAASLLQSAVRAG comes from the coding sequence ATGACGATGCTGGATGCGCTCGTCGTTGGGAAGGGCCCGGCCGCGCTGGCGTGCGCGGCGGCCCTGGCGGAGCGTGGGATCGACACGGGGCTGCTGGGTCCCGCGGGCGAGGTGCACTGGCCCGCGAAGTACGGCGTGTGGGCGGACGAGATGGAAGCCGCCGCGATCCCGCCGCTCTTCGACCACGTCTGGACGTGCGCGGTGGTGCACTCCGGGCGCCCGCACCGGCTGGAGCGCGGCTATGCGCGGGTGGACAACGCGCGCATGGCCGCCTGGCTGGCGGGGCGCTGCGAGCGCGCGGGCGTGCGGGCCATCGACGGCTCGGCCGCGGGCATCGGCGCGCGGAGCTCGGCGACGGCGGTCCGGCTCCGCGAGGGAGGGACGGTGGAGGCGCGGATCGTCGTGGATGCCACCGGCCACCGGCCCGCGCTCCTTCCGCGCCAGGAGCGACCCGCGCAGGCGTACCAGACGGCCGTCGGATTCACATTAGAGGCCGACGCGCACCCCTTCGCATCGGACGAAGCGGTGCTGATGGACTGGCGCGACGGCCATCTGCCTGCCGAGGAGCGGGGCGGCTTCCCCACCTTTCTGTACGCCTTCCCGCTCGGCGACGGACGCATCTTCGTGGAGGAGACAGCGCTGGCGGCTCGCCCCGCGCTCCCGCTGGCGCTGCTGGAAGCGCGCCTCTGGCGCCGGCTGGAGGGGTCGGGCGTGCGCGTGCGGCGCGTGGTGGATCGCGAGGAGGTGTGGATCCCGATGGGCGGCGCCCTGCCCAACCGGCACGCGAGGGTGGTGGGCTTCGGCGCGGCGGGCGGCTTCGTGCACCCGGCGACGGGCTACTCGCTCGCCCGCTCCTTCGCCGCCGCACCGGTGCTGGCGGATGCGGTCGCAGGCGCGCTTGGCACGTCCGGCGCCACTCCGGAGACCGCGACGGCGGCGGCGTGGGACGCGATCTGGCCCGCGGACCGGCGGCGGCGCTTCGCCCTTTTCCGCTTCGGAATGGAGCAGCTCGTGAGGATGAACGGCACCGCGGCGCGCGAGTTCTTTGACACCTTTTTCGCGCTTCCCGACGCGGACTGGCGCGGCTACCTGGGCGACACGCTGACGGCGCGCGAGGTGAGCGGGGTGATGGCGCGCCTCTTCACGCACGCCACCGGCGGTACGCGGCGTCGCCTCGCGCTCGGCACGCTGGGCCCCGGCGGGCGCGAGCTGGCCGCGTCGCTCCTGCAGAGCGCGGTGAGGGCGGGATGA
- a CDS encoding polyprenyl synthetase family protein, which translates to MSARAILERPARRPRPLPLSRALSSDDGLMEVEQMMLELAGDPRTDLAALMVSEHLATGGKRLRARLALAALEVLGGERGRGAGWAAACELLHNATLIHDDLQDGDTTRRGRPTTWQRFGAAQAVNAGDLLLMLPFLAVERIPAPAEHRLALSTAVARHATVTARGQTAEIALATAIDIGWDAYRAAVEGKTGALFQLPVEGAAILAGHTPDEARALAGGFRGLGVLFQLQDDVLDLYGEKGRGAPGSDLREGKVSALVVEHVALHPGDAPWLRTLLALPRDLTPDDDVRRATDRFRTAGALRAVLGRIRHEALAVVSAPGLKRAPALRDLAWELARVALEPIAHLDASDGLKPVASREA; encoded by the coding sequence ATGAGCGCCCGCGCCATACTGGAGCGCCCCGCGCGCCGCCCCCGCCCCCTCCCGCTGAGCCGCGCGCTCAGCTCGGACGATGGGCTGATGGAGGTGGAGCAGATGATGCTCGAGCTGGCCGGCGATCCGCGAACGGACCTCGCGGCGCTCATGGTGAGCGAGCACCTGGCGACAGGGGGCAAACGGCTGCGCGCGCGGCTGGCGCTTGCGGCGCTGGAGGTGCTCGGCGGGGAGCGCGGCCGGGGCGCGGGATGGGCCGCCGCGTGCGAGCTCCTGCACAACGCCACCCTCATCCACGACGATCTGCAGGACGGCGACACCACGCGCCGCGGCCGCCCCACTACCTGGCAGCGCTTCGGCGCGGCGCAGGCGGTGAACGCGGGCGACCTCCTCCTGATGCTCCCGTTCCTGGCGGTGGAGCGCATCCCGGCCCCGGCCGAGCACCGCCTCGCGCTGTCCACGGCCGTCGCGCGCCACGCCACTGTCACCGCGCGCGGCCAGACGGCGGAGATCGCCCTCGCCACCGCCATCGACATCGGCTGGGATGCGTACCGGGCCGCCGTCGAGGGAAAGACCGGCGCCCTTTTCCAGCTCCCGGTGGAGGGCGCCGCGATCCTTGCCGGCCACACGCCGGACGAGGCGCGCGCGCTGGCAGGCGGATTCCGCGGCCTCGGCGTCCTCTTCCAGCTCCAGGACGACGTGCTGGACCTGTACGGCGAAAAGGGCCGCGGCGCCCCCGGCAGCGACCTGCGCGAGGGAAAGGTGAGCGCGCTCGTCGTGGAGCACGTCGCGCTGCACCCCGGCGACGCGCCCTGGCTGCGCACCCTCCTCGCCCTTCCGCGCGACCTCACCCCCGACGACGACGTGCGCCGCGCCACCGACCGCTTCCGCACGGCGGGCGCCCTGCGCGCGGTGCTGGGCCGAATTCGCCACGAGGCGCTCGCCGTCGTCTCCGCGCCTGGCCTCAAGCGAGCGCCCGCGCTCCGCGACCTCGCCTGGGAACTCGCGCGCGTCGCCCTGGAGCCCATCGCCCACCTGGATGCATCGGATGGACTGAAGCCGGTCGCGTCGAGGGAAGCATGA